A genomic window from Rosettibacter firmus includes:
- the serA gene encoding phosphoglycerate dehydrogenase, producing MNIQTKKLSYPKEKIKILLLENIHENALDYFRKNGYTNVECLKHALHDENLIEKIKDVHIIGIRSRTNITKDVLKHAKKLIAIGCFSIGTNQVDLHTAKMRGIPVFNAPFSNTRSVAELVISECIFLIRGIPEKNFYAHQGKWLKEAKNSYEVRGKNIGIVGYGHIGSQVSILAESLGMNVYYYDIVKKLSLGNAKACNSLDELLQISDIVTLHVPETELTKNMITKRELSLMKKGSYLINTSRGTVVNLNDLAEAIENKHLYGAAIDVYPEEPVSNGDGFSCVLQKYPNVILTPHIGGSTVEAQENIALEVSEKLVKYCDIGSTIGATNFVEISLTPNVDKQRYLHIHHNRPGILNRITKVFTARKLNIGAQYLQTDPYIGYVIIDIDSKEHPKEILKELKAIPGTIKARVLL from the coding sequence ATGAATATTCAAACCAAGAAATTATCTTACCCAAAAGAAAAAATTAAAATACTTTTGTTGGAAAACATCCACGAAAACGCATTGGATTATTTTAGGAAGAATGGCTATACAAATGTTGAATGTCTAAAACATGCTTTACATGACGAAAATCTGATAGAAAAAATTAAAGATGTCCATATAATTGGTATAAGATCAAGGACAAATATTACTAAAGATGTATTGAAACATGCTAAGAAATTAATTGCTATTGGTTGTTTTAGCATAGGAACAAATCAAGTTGATTTACACACTGCTAAAATGAGAGGTATTCCAGTTTTTAATGCTCCATTTTCTAATACAAGATCGGTTGCAGAATTAGTAATTAGCGAATGTATATTTTTAATAAGAGGTATCCCGGAAAAAAATTTTTATGCACATCAGGGTAAATGGCTAAAAGAAGCAAAAAATTCATACGAGGTTAGAGGGAAAAACATTGGAATTGTAGGTTATGGTCATATTGGATCACAGGTTTCTATTCTTGCAGAAAGTCTTGGAATGAATGTTTATTATTATGATATTGTGAAAAAGTTAAGTCTTGGAAATGCCAAAGCTTGCAATTCGCTTGATGAACTTTTACAGATTTCAGATATTGTTACTCTTCATGTACCTGAAACTGAATTAACTAAAAATATGATTACAAAAAGAGAATTGAGTTTAATGAAGAAAGGCTCTTATTTGATTAATACATCCAGAGGGACTGTAGTTAATTTGAATGATCTTGCAGAAGCAATTGAAAATAAACATTTATATGGAGCAGCAATTGATGTTTATCCTGAAGAACCTGTTTCTAATGGCGATGGCTTTAGTTGTGTTCTTCAAAAATATCCAAATGTAATTTTAACTCCTCATATTGGAGGTAGTACAGTAGAAGCTCAGGAAAATATAGCTCTCGAAGTATCAGAAAAATTGGTTAAATATTGCGATATTGGTTCAACAATCGGGGCAACTAATTTTGTAGAAATTTCTTTAACTCCTAATGTAGATAAACAACGTTACCTCCACATTCATCATAACCGTCCTGGAATTTTAAACAGGATTACAAAAGTTTTTACTGCAAGAAAACTTAATATAGGTGCTCAATATTTACAGACAGATCCTTACATTGGCTATGTAATTATTGATATAGATAGTAAAGAACATCCAAAAGAAATTTTGAAAGAATTAAAAGCAATTCCAGGGACAATTAAAGCAAGAGTCTTATTATAG